A genomic region of Paroedura picta isolate Pp20150507F chromosome 4, Ppicta_v3.0, whole genome shotgun sequence contains the following coding sequences:
- the FAM32A gene encoding protein FAM32A translates to MAEYEEVQRGALRLKSGAGVAAPGKRKKKKDKDKSKIVDQTVSSKNQEEERKRTLDKRTPAQLAYEKTQEKRQMERILKKASKTHKQRVEDFNRHLDTLTEHYDIPKVSWTK, encoded by the exons ATGGCGGAGTACGAGGAGGTGCAGCGGGGGGCTTTGCGGCTCAAGAGCGGCGCCGGCGTGGCTGCGCCGGGAAAGCG gaagaagaaaaaagacaaaGATAAAAGCAAGATTGTGGATCAGACGGTGAGCAGCAAAAATCAGGAGGAGGAGCGAAAGAGAACTCTGGACAAGCGGACTCCAGCACAGCTGGCCTATGAGAAGACGCAGGAGAAGCGG caAATGGAACGGATTCTGAAGAAAGCCTCCAAAACCCACAAGCAGAGAGTCGAG GACTTTAACAGGCATCTGGATACTCTGACAGAGCATTATGACATCCCCAAAGTCAGCTGGAC